One genomic segment of Colias croceus chromosome 16, ilColCroc2.1 includes these proteins:
- the LOC123698545 gene encoding phosphate carrier protein, mitochondrial-like, with protein MSKGKKEEVSCEMFSNKFFMLCAAGGAVACGTTHTFVTPLDLVKCRLQVDPGKYKSIFKGFGISFREGGAANLVKGWAPTLIGYSLQGAAKFSGYEYFKYRFANMVDEESAYLYRTYLYLAASASAELVADAFLAPFEATKVRMQTTPGYTSQMRKAMPHMMATEGFGVFYKGLVPLWGRQVPYTMMKFSSFEKVLEYLYANVVPKPREQCTKVEQLVLTFTAGYIAGVLCAIVSHPSDTIVSKLNKDPSASIGGILSEVGIVGIWRGLVARIVMIGTLTGLQWFVYDGFKVYTGMPRPPPAEMPESLRKKLQGK; from the coding sequence atgtcgaAAGGTAAAAAAGAGGAGGTCTCTTGTGAGATGTTCAGCAACAAATTCTTCATGTTGTGTGCGGCGGGCGGCGCCGTTGCGTGCGGCACCACGCACACCTTCGTCACGCCGCTCGACCTCGTCAAGTGCCGCCTGCAAGTCGACCCCGGGAAGTATAAGTCGATCTTCAAAGGTTTCGGGATATCGTTCAGAGAAGGGGGCGCCGCGAATCTCGTCAAGGGCTGGGCGCCCACGCTGATCGGCTATTCCCTTCAAGGTGCCGCCAAATTCTCGGGTTATGAATACTTCAAGTATAGATTCGCAAATATGGTCGATGAGGAATCTGCTTATTTATATAGAACCTATTTGTATTTGGCCGCATCTGCATCAGCTGAACTCGTAGCTGATGCATTTCTGGCGCCGTTCGAAGCTACCAAAGTGAGGATGCAGACAACGCCCGGTTACACTTCCCAAATGAGAAAGGCCATGCCACACATGATGGCGACGGAAGGGTTCGGCGTGTTCTATAAAGGCTTAGTTCCGCTGTGGGGACGACAAGTTCCATATACCATGATGAAGTTTTCTTCGTTTGAAAAAGTTTTGGAGTATCTCTATGCAAATGTAGTGCCGAAACCGAGAGAGCAGTGTACGAAGGTCGAACAGTTAGTGCTGACGTTCACGGCGGGATACATAGCTGGAGTTCTGTGCGCTATCGTGTCGCATCCATCAGACACGATCGTTTCAAAGTTAAACAAGGATCCGAGTGCGTCGATCGGGGGCATTTTATCTGAAGTGGGTATAGTGGGGATATGGCGCGGGTTGGTCGCGCGTATCGTGATGATCGGCACGCTGACGGGTCTGCAGTGGTTTGTGTACGACGGCTTCAAGGTGTACACGGGCATGCCGCGCCCGCCGCCCGCGGAAATGCCTGAATCGCTTAGAAAAAAGTTGCAAGGCAAATGA